The following are encoded in a window of Colletotrichum lupini chromosome 3, complete sequence genomic DNA:
- a CDS encoding UTP-glucose-1-phosphate uridylyltransferase: MRETPNTSKDICWLDVAEGDNLGVQAFENTSTSVAAAQMRNALTQLSETVTDPEQKKLFETEMDNFFALFRRYLNDKAKGNAV; this comes from the exons ATGCGTGAGACGCCAAATACCTCCAAAGACATTTGCTGGCTTGACGTGGCTGAAGGAGACAACCTGGGCG TCCAGGCTTTCGAGAACACTTCCACCAGCGTTGCTGCTGCCCAGATGCGCAATGCCCTCACCCAGCTTTCCGAGACCGTCACCGACCCCGAGCAGAAGAAG CTGTTCGAGACGGAGATGGACAACTTCTTCGCCCTCTTCCGTCGCTACCTGAACGACAAGGCCAAGGGCAACGCCGTGTAA
- a CDS encoding UTP-glucose-1-phosphate uridylyltransferase — MSSSRFGDAPLIKLGSDFKKVSDFQKHIPSIPKIIELDHLTITGAVNLGRGVTLKGTVIIVATEGSTIDVPPGSILENVVVQGSLRLLEH, encoded by the coding sequence ATGAGCTCCAGCCGCTTCGGTGACGCTCCTCTCATCAAGTTGGGTAGCGACTTCAAGAAGGTCTCTGACTTCCAGAAGCACATCCCCTCTATCCCTAAGATCATCGAGTTGGACCACCTTACCATCACTGGTGCCGTCAACCTCGGCCGTGGCGTCACACTCAAGGGTACCGTCATCATTGTTGCGACGGAAGGCAGCACTATTGATGTGCCTCCTGGATCCATCCTCGAGAACGTCGTTGTGCAGGGTAGCTTGCGCCTGCTTGAGCACTAA
- a CDS encoding peptidase family M1, producing MAFRFATRRTVNLTPRIVNTTARPVTRIPYRLRNHNAFATRSPVLRATPPRRTSRLQNPQRVAATRYCSYKRSMCRHGEHGGAGTLNYPREQLPTNVVPRHYDLTLEPNFETLKFDGLVKIDFDVAEDSNTISLNTHEIEIKNTSLSFSVEGQEKSLGEPVVTYDESKQWHSFEFKEKLTKGGKGTLEIKFVGELNDKMAGFYRSYYNKPDGTKGIMATSQMEPTDARRAFPCFDEPALKAEFTVTLIADKALTCLSNMDVAEEKDLPSGKKAVSFNRSPVMSTYLVAFIVGELNYIETNDFRVPIRVYAPPSEDIERGRYALDIGVKALEFYEKAFGLPYPLPKLDQVAIPDFAAGAMENWGLVTYRTVEVLFDDKTSGAAAKERVSTVITHEIAHQWFGNIVSPDWWHALWLNEGFAEFASRYSMNAFFPEWKLKESFVREDLQAALGLDGLRSSHPIEVPIHKAEEINEIFDSISYAKGSCVVHMLSAFLGEDVFMEGVRKYLKRHAWGNATTNDLWQALSEASGKDVGSIMNIWTQNVGYPVVSVTESGKSISVEQHRFLTTGDVKPDEDKVLYPISLNVRTKGGVDKDLMLTTRDTKFEIDDAEFFKINADSTGFYRTKYAIDRLEKLGNAAELLSVQDRVGIVADTAALATSGYQKTSSLLSLFKALSQGGEAEYLVWDQILTRLGSIKMAWIEDDAVVDKLTEFQREIVSSIAHKLGWEFSSNDGHVEQQYKALTFSAAGMSGDEKVVAAARAMFEKFAAGDKTAIHPNIRSSVFSIVLKFGGEKEYDAVYKYYKTAETADERNSALRTLGQSRDPKLRQRTLDLLLSGEVRDQDIYIPIGSLRSSKGGIEALFDWLQTRWEEIYTKFPAQSSMIGSIVSYCTSGLTKQEQLDKLDKFFAEKEKKGFVRALSQSTDSVKAKIAWTSRDTEDLRKPVHLELPPIRPTFILHLIPPNRPCILAGLEEIEFSLSLIINCTIAHMESKRVSSWQVRAEAGEPFAVVRVRDLHSTIKAGTDAWGRRGKTQPVVVSAELSMFEPFEAASLADKVSDDTVHYGLLAKALLRILDNVNRYEDDLSLENAMQMIWNALTGYHVSGSEADGLTEPAFLKDKLPRIRYLDISLALPKASLLGSSVSRSYSLAHGFHNGTQVWAVYSSSLRINELRVPTLIGVNDNERLARQVVVVSIEIEGYIGRSDNYVEIESFVVKSWYQKILGDSSFETLEALGPAITTGIRRCYQERSDIHEPLNNPADWTIKVVMEKPTAITMAAASFRYRAISPP from the exons aTGGCGTTCCGTTTCGCAACAAGACGAACGGTCAACCTAACCCCACGCATCGTCAACACGACGGCAAGACCAGTCACGCGCAT TCCCTACCGACTACGAAATCACAACGCCTTTGCGACCCGTTCGCCAGTACTCCGAGCTACCCCTCCTCGACGAACCTCACGACTCCAGAACCCTCAGCGCGTCGCTGCTACACGATACTGCTCCTACAAGAGAAGTATGTGCAGACACGGAGAGCATGGCGGCGCTGGCACGCTGAACTACCCTCGGGAACAGCTGCCTACCAACGTCGTCCCGCGCCACTACGATCTTACTCTTGAGCCCAACTTCGAGACGCTCAAGTTCGATGGCTTGGTGAAGATTGACTTTGACGTGGCGGAGGACTCCAACACTATCTCTTTGAACACCCATGAAATCGAGATCAAGAACACTTCATTGTCCTTCTCTGTCGAAGGACAAGAGAAGAGCCTTGGCGAACCAGTCGTCACCTACGACGAGTCGAAGCAATGGCACAGCTTCGAGTTCAAGGAGAAGCTCACCAAAGGCGGCAAGGGTACCCTCGAGATCAAGTTCGTCGGTGAGCTGAACGACAAAATGGCGGGTTTCTACCGCTCATACTACAACAAGCCGGATGGCACTAAGGGTATCATGGCCACCAGCCAGATGGAGCCTACCGACGCCCGCAGAGCCTTCCCTTGTTTCGATGAGCCAGCACTCAAGGCCGAGTTCACCGTCACGTTGATTGCTGACAAGGCCCTGACCTGCCTTTCCAACATGGATGTGGCTGAAGAGAAAGATTTGCCCTCTGGAAAGAAGGCTGTCAGCTTCAACAGGTCTCCCGTCATGTCCACCTACCTCGTTGCCTTCATCGTCGGCGAGCTTAATTACATCGAGACCAACGACTTCAGAGTACCCATCCGAGTGTATGCTCCGCCTTCCGAGGACATCGAGAGAGGCCGTTATGCCTTGGATATCGGTGTCAAGGCCTTGGAGTTCTACGAAAAGGCCTTTGGTCTTCCTTACCCTCTGCCTAAGCTTGACCAGGTTGCCATTCCTGATTTCGCCGCTGGCGCTATGGAAAATTGGGGTCTGGTCACCTACCGTACTGTTGAAGTCTTGTTTGACGACAAGACCAGTGGTGCCGCAGCCAAGGAGCGAGTTTCGACAGTCATCACTCACGAGATTGCTCACCAGTGGTTCGGAAACATTGTGTCTCCGGACTGGTGGCACGCTCTGTGGCTCAACGAAGGCTTCGCCGAGTTTGCGTCTCGCTATTCCATGAACGCCTTCTTCCCCGAGTGGAAGCTCAAGGAGTCTTTCGTCAGGGAAGATCTTCAGGCAGCATTGGGTCTCGACGGACTCAGGAGCAGTCACCCTATTGAGGTCCCCATCCACAAGGCCGAGGAGATCAACGAGATCTTCGATAGTATCAGCTACGCGAAGGGCTCCTGTGTTGTCCACATGCTTTCGGCATTCCTTGGAGAGGATGTATTTATGGAGGGTGTCCGCAAGTACCTTAAGCGTCACGCTTGGGGCAATGCCACTACGAATGACCTGTGGCAAGCCTTGAGTGAGGCTAGCGGCAAGGACGTTGGCTCCATCATGAACATTTGGACCCAGAACGTGGGATACCCCGTCGTCTCTGTCACCGAGTCAGGCAAGTCAATTAGCGTGGAGCAGCATCGCTTCCTGACCACAGGAGACGTCAAGCCCGATGAAGACAAGGTTCTCTACCCCATCTCTTTGAACGTCCGTACGAAGGGGGGTGTCGACAAGGACTTGATGCTCACTACTCGTGACACCAAATTCGAGATTGACGATGCCGAGTTCTTCAAGATCAACGCCGATTCTACGGGATTCTACCGTACCAAGTACGCTATTGATCGTCTGGAGAAGCTTGGAAACGCTGCGGAACTCCTTTCCGTCCAGGACAGAGTTGGTATTGTGGCTGATACGGCTGCTCTCGCAACCTCTGGCTACCAGAAGACCTCGTCTCTTTTGAGTCTGTTCAAGGCTCTTAGCCAGGGAGGCGAGGCCGAGTACCTGGTGTGGGACCAGATCCTCACCCGTCTGGGCTCAATCAAGATGGCCTGGATTGAGGATGATGCTGTCGTTGACAAGCTCACCGAGTTCCAGCGGGAAATTGTCAGCAGTATCGCACACAAGCTAGGATGGGAGTTTTCGAGCAACGATGGCCACGTTGAGCAACAGTACAAGGCTCTCACTTTTAGTGCGGCCGGTATGTCTGGTGACGAGAaggttgttgctgctgctcggGCCATGTTCGAGAAGTTCGCGGCTGGAGATAAGACGGCGATTCACCCCAACATCCGAAGCTCCGTCTTTTCAATTGTTCTTAAGTTTGGCGGCGAGAAAGAG TATGACGCCGTGTACAAGTACTACAAGACCGCTGAGACCGCCGACGAGCGCAACAGCGCTCTCCGAACCCTTGGCCAATCCCGCGACCCCAAGCTCCGCCAACGCACACTGGATCTTTTGCTGAGCGGCGAGGTTCGTGACCAAGATATTTACATTCCGATCGGCAGTCTGCGGTCGAGCAAGGGCGGCATCGAGGCCCTGTTTGACTGGCTGCAAACGAGATGGGAGGAGATCTACACCAAGTTCCCTGCTCAATCTTCCATGATTGGCAGCATTGTGAGCTACTGCACAAGCGGGCTTACCAAGCAAGAACAGCTGGATAAGCTTGACAAGTTCTTcgcggagaaggagaagaagggttTCGTGCGTGCTTTGTCGCAGTCCACCGACTCGGTCAAGGCCAAGATCGCATGGACTTCCCGTGATACTGAGGATCTGCGCAA ACCCGTTCACCTTGAGCTGCCGCCAATCCGTCCAACGTTCATCCTTCACCTCATCCCGCCCAACCGACCGTGTATCTTGGCCGGTCTCGAAGAAATCGAATTTTCATTGAGTTTGATTATCAATTGCACCATTGCTCACATGGAGTCGAAACGAGTTTCGTCGTGGCAGGTCCGCGCCGAGGCCGGCGAGCCTTTTGCGGTGGTCCGGGTCCGCGACCTTCATAGCACGATCAAAGCCGGCACCGACGCTTGGGGCCGCAGGGGCAAGACGCAGCCCGTAGTTGTCTCCGCCGAGCTGTCAATGTTCGAGCCCTTCGAGGCCGCTTCACTCGCGGACAAGGTCAGCGATGACACGGTGCACTATGGCCTCTTGGCCAAGGCGCTCCTCCGCATACTGGACAACGTGAACCGCTACGAGGACGATTTAAGCCTGGAAAACGCCATGCAGATGATCTGGAACGCGTTGACTGGGTACCACGTCTCCGGGTCTGAGGCTGATGGTCTCACGGAGCCGGCATTCCTGAAGGACAAGCTGCCCAGAATTCGCTACCTGGATATCTCCCTCGCCCTACCAAAGGCATCGCTGCTCGGTAGTAGCGTGAGCCGGTCTTACTCCTTGGCCCATGGCTTCCATAATGGTACCCAGGTATGGGCGGTCTACAGCTCAAGTCTACGCATCAACGAGCTGCGCGTGCCTACGCTCATCGGAGTCAATGACAACGAGAGACTAGCGAGGCAGGTTGTCGTGGTCAGTATCGAGATCGAGGGCTACATTGGAAGGTCGGATAATTACGTCGAGATCGAGTCCTTCGTTGTAAAG TCGTGGTACCAAAAGATTCTGGGCGACTCTTCCTTTGAGACGCTTGAAGCCCTCGGTCCCGCTATCACTACGGGGATCAGGCGGTGCTACCAAGAACGATCAGATATTCATGAGCCTCTCAACAATCCAGCAGACTGGACTATCAAGGTCGTCATGGAGAAGCCGACTGCCATCACCATGGCCGCGGCCTC TTTTCGCTATCGTGCCATCTCTCCCCCTTGA
- a CDS encoding phosphopyruvate hydratase, producing the protein MAITKIHARYVYDSRGNPTVEVDVVTETGLHRAIVPSGASTGQHEACELRDGDKTKWAGKGVTKAVENVNSVIAPALIKENLDVKDQTKVDKFLIDLDGTPNKTKLGANAILGVSLAVAKAGAAEKGVPLYAHVSDLAGTKKPYVLPVPFMNVLNGGSHAGGRLAFQEFMIVPSAAPSFSEALRQGAEVYQILKSLAKKKYGQSAGNVGDEGGVAPDIQTAEEALELIAEAIEKAGYTGQMNIAMDVASSEFYKEDAKKYDLDFKNPDSDPTKWITYEQLAQQYSDLAKKYPIVSIEDPFAEDDWEAWSYFYKTQDIQIVGDDLTVTNPLRIKKAIELKAANALLLKVNQIGTLTESIQAAKDSYADGWGVMVSHRSGETEDVTISDIVVGIRAGQIKTGAPARSERLAKLNQILRIEEELGENAVYAGANFRKSVNL; encoded by the exons ATGGCCATCACCAAGATCCACGCTCGCTACGTCTACGACTCCCGTGGCAACCCCACCGTCGAGGTCGACGTCGTCACCGAGACCGGCCTTCACCGTGCCATCGTCCCCTCCGGTGCTTCCACTG GCCAGCACGAGGCCTGCGAGCTCCGCGATGGTGACAAGACCAAGTGGGCTGGCAAGGGTGTCACCAAGGCTGTTGAGAACGTCAACTCCGTCATTGCCCCTGCTCTGATCAAGGAGAACCTTGATGTCAAGGACCAGACCAAGGTCGACAAGTTCCTCATCGACCTCGATGGAACCCCCAACAAGACCAAGCTCGGAGCCAACGCCATTCTCGGTGTCTCCCTGGCTGTCGCCAAGGCCGGTGCTGCTGAGAAGGGTGTCCCTCTCTACGCCCACGTCTCCGACTTGGCCGGTACCAAGAAGCCCTACGTCCTTCCCGTTCCCTTCATGAACGTCCTCAACGGAGG TTCCCACGCCGGTGGCCGCCTCGCTTTCCAGGAGTTCATGATTGTTCCTTC TGCTGCCCCCTCCTTCTCCGAGGCCCTCCGCCAGGGTGCCGAGGTCTACCAGATCCTGAAGAGTCTGGCCAAGAAGAAGTACGGCCAGTCCGCCGGCAACGTCGGCGACGAGGGTGGTGTTGCCCCCGATATCCAGACTGCCGAGGAGGCCCTCGAGCTCATTGCTGAGGCCATTGAGAAGGCTGGATACACTGGCCAGATGAACATCGCCATGGACGTTGCCTCCAGCGAGTTCTACAAGGAGGACGCCAAGAAGTACGACCTCGACTTCAAGAACCCCGACAGCGACCCCACCAAGTGGATCACCTACGAGCAGCTTGCTCAGCAGTACTCTGACCTCGCCAAGAAGTACCCCATTGTCAGCATTGAGGACCCCTTCGCCGAGGACGACTGGGAGGCGTGGAGCTACTTCTACAAGACCCAGGATATCCAGATCGTTGGTGACGACTTGACTGTCACCAACCCCCTGCGCATCAAGAAGGCCATTGAGCTCAAGGCTGCCAACGCCCTTCTCCTCAAGGTCAACCAGATCGGTACCCTCACCGAGTCTATCCAGGCCGCCAAGGACTCCTACGCCGACGGCTGGGGTGTCATGGTTTCTCACCGCTCCGGTGAGACTGAGGATGTCACCATCTCCGACATTGTCGTCGGTATCCGGGCTGGCCAGATCAAGACCGGTGCCCCGGCCCGTTCCGAGCGCCTTGCCAAGCTCAACCAGATCCTCCGCATCGAGGAGGAGCTTGGTGAGAACGCCGTCTACGCCGGTGCCAACTTCCGCAAGTCTGTCAACCTGTAA
- a CDS encoding nonselective cation channel — SVYTLNVLSTLAPAICHITVAYATFYTITKGSSIQSGHTMSERTRRARLQLPEERPLLQRNRASHTSEFQVPLYGCMVNPHSHLPVYTNIHRIRRDIISIVEDYLSLEQLRDVRINIAVVRPLVDKLYELDDISIVYCLLVNRAQFLYEQSHLNNRQNVNYSRAALCELVATRILRRFSEDNEGPDGLVLLAHILVAGFEPFQMAPAGIREAASTESYRSYNRMLPSLEVAILTESKYFLSATPCQKVVDAIYEGRIVYTPSSFMDIIPDHYKLKPISLYNPREGPLLDQYRLLVPRTRNILEVFQFLILLALYLFVMAERKPETFTVLEGCFAVYAFGWSLDQFATILEHGWHVYTQNLWSFLDVGFIGIYVVYAVLRIHGARVGELVPKQQALDVLAMGAPVLVPRLAFNLLSDNLVFLSLRSMMSDFVLLTFLSAWCFGGFLLSLLWLGEGAHPPVTISKWMLWIWFGLDGTGINESVQFHPILGPVLMVAFAFLGNTLFLTILVSMLSNTFSTIVKNATAEIMFRKAVLTLEGVKGDAIFAYQPPFNILAVFVLIPLKFILTPRWFHKIHVASVRLVNLPLLLIIAVAERRILWPAPQPEKKQSSSLTLYPRVKQWFWEKWRITAHRDIRAVFDLPPPESVEEEIAVDDELTHHLIRRQFTRSITNDTMRKKSPLRRDSMFPGVSSKLRGSFTGSEDMQDVSSRLDSLEQTSLRIEALLARMLDAEDYSDRGFGTGESSTLRDGEAPLTQSPS, encoded by the exons TCTGTCTACACGTTAAATGTCCTATCGACCCTAGCTCCAGCCATATGTCACATCACCGTCGCCTACGCTACATTCTATACCATCACGAAGGGAAGTTCGATACAGTCCGGCCATACTATGTCGGAGCGCACCCGACGGGCACGCCTCCAGCTTCCGGAAGAACGGCCGCTGCTGCAACGGAACCGTGCCAGTCACACCTCTGAGTTTCAAGTTCCTCTCTATGGCTGCATGGTCAATCCTCACAGCCACTTACCAGTATACACGAATATTCACCGTATACGACGAGACATCATCTCCATTGTTGAAGACTATTTGAGTTTGGAACAACTTCGTGATGTGCGTATCAACATCGCCGTCGTCCGCCCACTTGTCGACAAATTGTATGAGCTCGACGACATCTCCATAG TGTATTGCCTGCTTGTGAACCGCGCTCAGTTCCTATATGAGCAATCTCACTTGAACAATCGACAAAATGTCAATTACAGTCGCGCAGCTCTATGCGAGCTGGTGGCAACGCGAATATTGAGGCGCTTTAGCGAGGACAATGAAGGGCCTGATGGTTTAGTGCTGCTAGCACACATCCTGGTTGCCGGCTTTGAGCCCTTTCAGATGGCACCGGCCGGGATTCGTGAGGCAGCCTCGACGGAGTCCTATCGCAGCTACAACCGCATGCTTCCTTCGCTCGAAGTTGCCATCTTGACTGAGAGTAAATACTTCCTCAGTGCTACTCCTTGCCAGAAAGT CGTCGATGCCATTTACGAAGGCCGTATTGTCTACACTCCTTCGAGCTTTATGGACATTATTCCAGACCACTACAAACTCAAGCCTATCTCACTCTACAACCCACGCGAAGGGCCACTACTGGACCAATATCGACTGCTTGTGCCTCGTACCAGAAACATTCTCGAGGTTTTCCAGTTCCTGATTCTGCTGGCGCTCTATCTCTTTGTCATGGCCGAGCGAAAGCCTGAGACTTTCACCGTCTTGGAAGGTTGTTTCGCCGTCTATGCCTTCGGGTGGTCTCTCGATCAATTTGCTACTATTTTGGAGCATGGCTG GCACGTTTACACCCAGAATCTGTGGTCCTTCCTTGATGTTGGCTTCATTGGCATCTATGTTGTATACGCGGTACTGCGCATCCATGGAGCTCGAGTCGGAGAACTTGTTCCAAAACAACAAGCTCTCGATGTACTTGCGATGGGTGCCCCAGTACTGGTCCCGCGTCTTGCCTTCAACTTGCTATCGGATAATCTGGTGTTTCTCTCCTTGCGGTCCATGATGTCGGACTTTGTCCTTCTCACGTTCTTGTCGGCATGGTGTTTCGGCGGCTTTCTACTGTCGCTTCTGTGGCTTGGTGAAGGTGCACATCCTCCAGT CACTATCAGTAAGTGGATGCTCTGGATCTGGTTTGGACTTGACGGGACGGGCATCAACGAATCG GTTCAATTTCACCCCATCTTAGGTCCTGTCCTAATGGTCGCTTTCGCCTTCCTGGGAAACACTTTGTTCCTCACCATCCTCGTCTCGATGCTTTCCAATACATTTAGCACGATCGTTAAGAACGCGACTGCAGAGATAATGTTCCGCAAGGCCGTCTTGACCCTAGAAGGAGTCAAGGGTGATGCCATTTTTGCGTACCAGCCCCCCTTCAACATCCTGGCCGTCTTCGTCCTTATTCCGCTCAAATTCATCCTCACCCCACGATGGTTCCATAAGATACATGTAGCTAGCGTTCGGCTAGTCAACCTTCCGCTACTACTGATCATCGCGGTGGCAGAACGCAGAATCCTTTGGCCAGCGCCGCAGCCGGAGAAGAAACAGTCTAGCAGCCTTACGCTGTACCCGAGGGTCAAGCAATGGTTCTGGGAGAAGTGGCGCATAACGGCCCACCGCGACATAAGAGCCGTGTTCGACCTACCGCCGCCCGAGTCCGTCGAGGAGGAGATTGCGGTGGACGACGAGCTCACGCACCATCTCATCCGGCGACAATTCACTCGGTCCATTACAAATGATACCATGCGGAAGAAGTCGCCTCTTAGGAGAGATTCGATGTTCCCGGGCGTGTCGTCCAAGTTGCGCGGGTCCTTTACGGGAAGCGAGGACATGCAAGACGTCAGCAGCAGGTTGGATTCTCTCGAGCAAACGTCCCTGAGAATCGAGGCCTTGCTGGCGCGCATGCTGGACGCCGAGGATTACTCTGACCGAGGCTTCGGTACTGGGGAGAGCAGCACCCTTCGTGATGGGGAAGCGCCTCTGACCCAGTCACCGAGTTAG